The region TAGATAGCTAGAAATGATTACAAACCGCACTTtctactatactacactgcgGGGTAAAATCTCGGAAGTAAAACTAATCTAGTTGAATCCTTGTAGTCGATGAATAATTTTAGCGACTCAGACACTGAGTCGGTTAAACTCGACTCTCTTGGCGCTTTGATTGACAGAGACAGCTGAGCGCATTAAGTGGCGTGACCCCGCCCACTTATTCAACACAATCTCATAGCTACGTGAATCACTTCGTAGAAGTAGAAGTCGTATAATTTTCTTAATACATGTCCACTActaatatatattgttttgttacttgagtaaataaaactatttaataaatctattaaaaaaaacgaGCAAGCCTGGAACATTAAAAATGGCGATGCGATTGGAATTCTGGGAAatgatgttctctctctctctctctctctctctctctcagtctctctctctttgtctatctgtctctctctctctctctttgtctgtctgtctctctctctctctctctctctccccctctctctggtctctcttaATGAGTCCATCTCTTATTTGTTGTAATGGTGTAttgacattcatttattctgttcGGTGTAATGGTAGATCTATCGTATGTCCTAGGTATACTGGATAAGTGGAGGCAATAAACACACCCTGGGTGGGTCACAAGATCATCCCAGGGTACAGCACACATATTttcccacactcactcacacttaaggacaatttagcatagccagtcAACCTACTAGCATGTTATTGAAAGGTGAGTAACCCTTGAGCTGTGAGGTGGAAATACACTACTTGCTGTGCTACCATGCCACCCTGTTGTATGGCCTTAATAGTATTTGTGCTGTGCTATTAAATGACTAGGCTGGCTGTCTAGCTGTATAAATGAAACATACCGTGAGTCCTGAATCCACTCACTAGCTCAAAGCATTAACCACTAAAAGCCCACTGCCACATCCCCTGAGCTGGTAATGGTTTGCATGTTGGGTGAGAAAATGCAGAGGGTCCATGAGACTTTTAATCTCACTATCACATTAAATTATAGGTTAAtaccaaaaataataacatatttcaCAAAGTGAAATTATTCATCAGCATTAATCTGTGCTAAAATGACCTACTCAAACAATTTAATGTAACTGgtaagattaatagaatacaatcATGAAACACCTTGATGAATCTATATTATGAAGGATTCAGGCTGTTCCTGAAGCAAAAGGGAGACCCATCCCTATATAGATAAGTGGCTATCTGCGCATAAACATAACATGTTGATGATATGCACATTATACTAACACAGCACTATATAATGATTAAGCAAATATGGTCCTTTATAGAAGCAGCAGTTTGTCTAACAGCTAATTTCACACTTAGAGGTTTAGTAATTGCTTAGTCATTTCAGtcatgaaattaattaaatcgattaatcaaaataaaatatgtataccCCAAATGGCTTGTACAAAACCTGCAAAACTAGTACCTTCGGGTGCATGAATATGAATAATTCATGTGTATGTGGACTATCAGAAATGAACTCCTTTTTCTCCTGATATAAACAGCTGTTTAGAAAAATAGTATTTTCATATAATTATCTAAATTGCACACAGATACAATAACACAGAATACAAACATTCTATCTGTAAATGGATCTATAAGGATTCCATGGTTGGCATAGTAACAAGATGTATGAGAGATCCACCATGTGATGTGATGCTCTTCATGCAAAAACCAGAAGGTGACTAAATAGcaacataaaaataacatcCTTAGTGAGTATACACAGGTAAGTAATATTAATTAAGCAGCAATATTGGAAGTATTACTTATTACTCGTTATATTTAAAaaccttaattttttttgcttcagaAATTAGTGCAAAATGTTAAATGGCAGGAGGACCCAGAACATGAACAGGAATATTATATCTTTATAAGAATATTATATCTTTATACATGCAGGCTTATACAATTTGCACATCTTAACAGTATCAATTGTTCTGGTTTCTTgtctaaaacacacaatataatatattgagAAAATAAAGTTCAAAGTTAGTCCCatatatagttttattataTTCACGCAATGTGATTCATGTTTTAAgtggtttaaaattaaatggGTGTTataatttgcaaaaaaatactacacaatgttacagaacATCTGGAGAACAAAGCATAGATACAAAtagtgaagaaaataataataataataataatcatcatcatcatcatcatcatcatcattatggATATTGTCTTACACGTTATTTCAGAATACATAACTCTCTAGATTCATAAAATGCTGCACTGAGAGTCAGACTGAGCTGGCTGATATAGGCTTGATGAATTGGACTAGAGGATGGCAGACTTGTGATGCATGAATGCAATTAAACACCAGCAACATGAAGCCACGACACagctaaattaaattaagtgcTGCACAGTGTAGGAGGCAGCTGGGTTGTAAATGCCGCTTATCAACACAATACTCTATTAAATCGTGCACAGTCTATTATTTTTGCATACcccaatttattattattattattattattattattattattattattatctattattatctctctctctctctctctctctctctctctctctctctctctctctctctctctctctctttgtgtgtctctcttcccACAGTATGCAAATTCACTCGTATTGAAACCACTTTTCATTGGATAaagtgttgccatggcaacaagacaaacagaaaaaatggcGTTCCTTCAGTGGAGCTGCCAGGACGTGGCACAGTGGATAGAATCCATCGGATTTCCACAGTATACGGTAAAACAGAGCAAATAACTGCTGATGTATTATAAAACTCTTAACCGCAGATGTATAAGTCTTAGGATGATGACACAGACTAGTCTATGGCTTTAGTCTTGCTCCTGCAAATGAAATTGGGATGTTCTGAGCAGATGTTCCCAGATCTGGTCCTCACTGAAAGAatatcaaacatattttatcaaGAAGTTCATagttttttaactttaacatcTTTAACATCAGCAGTGTGTGCTCTTCTCTTACCAACGTAAAACTGTGTAAAACAAAGATATATCAAGCATAAATTCAGACGCAATGTGGGCCACAGATGAgcacacaaatgtttttattattgctttGAAAATTTGCCTTTCATTTGCTCtgattaattaaagaaataccctatataaaatcatgtttttatattgtgttataATTGTGTATTAATCTGCTCACAGGCATGCTTTACTGAGAATTTCATCACaggaaaaaagctgatttatGTAAACTGCAATTATTTGCCACGATTAGGAATCACTGACTTTGAACACATGAAGGTAAGAATGCATCATCTGCCACATGCAAATTTTGTATAGCcaaaaaaaactttgcttttaaGATTTTACATAGATAAAAGAAGATTCACATTTTGTTTCTCCAGGTTGTAAGCGATGTTACTTAGAAATTAAGTTATGAAATAAGAGATGTTCAGGAAAAAGACCACACGTAAAGTGTCACCTTCTTCCTAGATAACTTTCTTTAAATTCCCATCTGTCAGTTTCTGTACTTATGATGAAATATCCGCACCTACCAGCTCCCTGTCTTTCTAGTGTTCATCAACTTCTACCCAGGGGATGCCTGAGTATCTAGTGCAAATCAGAAGCTGTCCAGAATCAGCCAACTTCTTACAGCTCTCCTGTTTTACAGAATCACTTATTTGACAGTTTTTTTCCCACTTACTCCATTTGACAGTTAATTGAGGACATGGTCTGCTCTAGCAAAGTGCACTTGTATCATTAGTAAAAAACACTGCTCTAAAACATGCTGAGTTGGCTGACTTTTGGATATGCAGACCTTTAAGATCACTGATGCAAGTttatgtcaaaatcaaacttcaCATCATCAGACATGTTCTAACTATTATATAAGTAATCATAATAATTACACCAGTTTCAGAATATCTTTGAGTATGGTATATTTTGCTCAGAGCTGAATGGAGTCACACCAGCTATAGAAGAGAAGACTTTAAAAGCCTGTAGAAGCCCTATAATATTGTAAAGCATTTCATAATGGAGATCAATCTCTCACTATTTTGGTTCTTTTGCAGGCAATCTCAGCATGTGTCCGTGAGCTGCTAGGCATCTCAGAGCCATTGTGGAATCGCAGTATTGCAGACCCACCAAGAGATGATATGGCCATGTTTTTAGAAGTCAGAAGCAGGACTGGAGAAAGAGCTGATACTCTTACCTATGCTCAGTTCctcaaacaaataagtaaacagCAAGATTACAGTAAAGCAGCTGACGAATCTCAGTAAAAACAAATCCTAAAAGACATTAAagcttttcttttaattataattagctTTACAGATTTGGCTGAGGAGCTTCATTACTTCTATTGTTGTTCACAATTTGATCTATCcctggtgtgtgattgtgggaAATAGACTATGGCTTACTGGGCTTTGCCTTCATAATTTAAGCATTCTTTGTCTTATGTGTTTTACAGTGATGGGGAATTGAAAGTTATGTAAGGTTTAATTAGGCCTGTAGTATGCTTAGACTTATTTAGTGAAatcctttttcattattttatgagACCCAAATATGTACTGTAGCTTTGGGAATAATTCAAAATTAACCAAGAAATGTATAGATTCCTTGCAATGCACCACTCTGATAATGAGTGTTGGTATCAGAGCTAATACTGACCTGAAACACTGCACTGGCATCAgatttacatgtacatttctggcatttagcaggcacccttatctagagtgacttacatttttatttcgatttactgtatacaactgagtaattgagggttaagggccttgttcaggggcccagcagtggcagtttggtggacctgggattcaaatccatgaccttctgatcagtagttcaacaccttaaccgctgagctaccacatctcgGATTGGAGCGGACATATTTTGTAGCATGAGAATGCATTATGTTGCACAGACCTTGCACATGAACACAGGACACAAATTGTCTTAAAACTCACCAACAGTGTACATATGTTTGCACAATTTGGCAGCATAAACTGGATGAGGGACAGCTTGGTTCTGGTGACCATTGGAACTGGTTTATCTAAGGCATTTATGATCACTTAACACTCTGAAAAGAagttatattaatatttctaatatgaattttttt is a window of Tachysurus vachellii isolate PV-2020 chromosome 3, HZAU_Pvac_v1, whole genome shotgun sequence DNA encoding:
- the LOC132843277 gene encoding sterile alpha motif domain-containing protein 15-like, with amino-acid sequence MATRQTEKMAFLQWSCQDVAQWIESIGFPQYTACFTENFITGKKLIYVNCNYLPRLGITDFEHMKAISACVRELLGISEPLWNRSIADPPRDDMAMFLEVRSRTGERADTLTYAQFLKQISKQQDYSKAADESQ